The Streptomyces sp. NBC_01142 genome has a window encoding:
- the cas3 gene encoding CRISPR-associated helicase Cas3', protein MTDILSTLRAKSAQRQRPAELLTTHLAYTRAAAAQLRRRVGRLNAAEEIFDGSFWTAVELAGLAHDGGKVPEGFQRMLTGRIRSWGERHEVASLGFLPSLINDPDLLSWVATAVATHHRALTGQTGHDLETLYGSVTATELADRFGTVDPRAVAALEAWLRETASRAGLPVAASQDHDGLTTVQLVTSAHQMLGEVLDRWADRVGRMEGLAAVLLQGAVTLADHLSSAHQALSTVQPLDATFRLLLEKQFADRGRTLRKHQLQAADITEHLLLRGPTGSGKTEAALLWAARQVAALAAADGGVPRVFFTLPYLSSINAMAKRLGETLGDPTAVGVAHSRAASYHLAAAISAEDGDEEHEDGSPCRVDAATKALSRAAATKLFHESVRVGTPYQLLRAALAGPAHSGILVDAANSVFILDELHAYDARRLGYILASARLWERLGGRIAVLSATLPGVLASLFEETLTERTALLDAPDLGLPTRHLLRTRSHHLTDPSALEEIRLRLAQDESVLVIANNVAHALELYEELAPAVRARHGDNAALLLHSRFRRMDRSRIEKKIARRFGTVAPDAQYTRLPGLLVATQVVEVSLDVDFDVLFTSAAPLEALLQRFGRINRIGARPPADAIVHHPAWTTRRRQTGEYADGIYPREPVESTWHILTRHKGRAIDESDATGWLDEVYATDWGAQWRNEVLERRDSFDRAFLQFRYPFEDRTALSETFDELFDGTEAILAEDRDDYADALAEAGHDHQSAGRLLADEYLIPMPHWAGSLTRYERSLKIRIIEGDYDPDHGLLAVRGLPQQTYRAGEVL, encoded by the coding sequence ATGACGGACATCTTGTCCACGCTGCGGGCCAAGAGCGCCCAACGGCAGCGCCCAGCCGAACTCCTCACCACCCACCTCGCGTACACCCGCGCCGCCGCAGCCCAGCTGCGGCGGCGTGTGGGTCGGCTGAACGCGGCAGAGGAAATCTTCGACGGCAGCTTCTGGACGGCCGTGGAGCTCGCCGGCCTCGCCCACGACGGAGGCAAGGTCCCTGAGGGCTTCCAGAGGATGCTCACCGGCCGGATCCGCAGCTGGGGCGAGCGCCACGAAGTCGCCTCACTTGGCTTCCTGCCCTCCCTCATCAACGACCCCGACCTCCTGTCGTGGGTGGCCACTGCGGTCGCCACCCACCACCGCGCGCTCACCGGCCAGACCGGACACGACCTGGAGACCCTCTACGGAAGCGTCACCGCTACAGAACTCGCCGACCGCTTCGGTACGGTCGACCCGCGTGCCGTCGCGGCCCTGGAGGCATGGCTGCGCGAAACCGCCAGCCGGGCGGGGCTGCCGGTGGCAGCCTCCCAGGACCATGACGGCCTCACCACCGTCCAGTTGGTGACCTCCGCCCACCAAATGCTGGGGGAGGTCCTCGACCGCTGGGCCGACCGCGTGGGCCGCATGGAGGGCCTGGCCGCCGTGCTCCTGCAGGGCGCCGTCACCCTGGCCGACCACCTATCCTCGGCCCACCAGGCCCTGTCCACTGTCCAGCCGCTGGACGCCACCTTCCGCCTCCTGCTGGAGAAGCAGTTCGCCGACCGCGGCAGGACACTGCGCAAGCACCAACTCCAGGCCGCGGACATCACCGAACACCTTCTGCTGCGCGGGCCGACCGGCAGCGGAAAGACCGAAGCCGCCCTGCTCTGGGCCGCTCGCCAAGTCGCCGCTCTGGCGGCGGCCGACGGCGGGGTGCCGCGCGTCTTCTTCACTCTCCCCTACCTGTCCTCCATCAACGCCATGGCCAAACGGCTGGGCGAGACACTCGGCGACCCCACGGCGGTCGGTGTCGCCCACTCCCGCGCCGCCTCGTACCACCTCGCCGCAGCGATCTCCGCGGAAGACGGGGACGAGGAACACGAGGACGGCTCCCCGTGCCGCGTCGACGCCGCCACCAAGGCTCTGTCGCGCGCCGCGGCCACCAAGCTGTTCCACGAAAGCGTCCGCGTCGGCACCCCCTACCAGCTGCTGCGGGCCGCCCTGGCCGGTCCAGCGCACTCCGGCATCCTGGTCGACGCAGCGAACTCCGTCTTCATCCTGGACGAGCTGCACGCCTACGATGCCCGCCGACTCGGCTACATCCTGGCCAGCGCCCGGCTGTGGGAGCGCCTCGGCGGGCGGATCGCCGTCCTGTCCGCGACCCTGCCGGGTGTCCTGGCCAGCCTGTTCGAGGAGACCCTCACCGAACGGACTGCCCTGCTGGACGCCCCCGACCTCGGCCTGCCTACCCGTCATCTCCTGCGCACCCGCAGCCACCACCTCACCGACCCCTCCGCGCTGGAAGAGATCCGCCTGCGATTGGCGCAGGACGAGTCCGTCCTGGTCATCGCCAACAACGTCGCCCATGCCCTGGAGTTGTACGAGGAGCTCGCCCCCGCCGTCCGGGCACGCCACGGCGACAACGCCGCGCTCCTGCTGCACTCGCGGTTCCGCAGAATGGACCGCTCCCGTATCGAGAAGAAGATTGCCCGCCGGTTCGGGACCGTAGCCCCGGATGCCCAGTACACCCGCCTCCCCGGCCTGCTGGTCGCCACCCAGGTCGTAGAGGTCAGCCTCGACGTCGACTTCGACGTCCTGTTCACCAGCGCGGCCCCGCTGGAGGCTCTGCTACAGCGCTTCGGCCGGATCAACCGCATCGGAGCCCGCCCGCCCGCAGACGCGATCGTCCACCACCCCGCCTGGACCACCCGGCGCCGTCAAACCGGCGAGTACGCCGACGGCATCTACCCACGCGAACCGGTCGAGAGCACCTGGCACATCCTCACCCGCCACAAGGGCCGGGCCATCGACGAGTCGGACGCTACCGGCTGGCTGGACGAGGTGTACGCCACGGACTGGGGTGCCCAGTGGCGCAACGAGGTGCTGGAACGCCGCGACAGCTTCGACCGCGCCTTCCTGCAGTTCCGCTACCCCTTCGAGGACCGCACCGCACTGTCCGAGACCTTCGACGAACTCTTCGACGGCACCGAGGCCATCCTCGCCGAAGACCGCGACGACTACGCCGATGCCCTCGCCGAAGCCGGACACGACCACCAGTCCGCCGGCCGCCTCCTCGCCGACGAGTACCTCATCCCCATGCCCCACTGGGCCGGGTCGCTCACCCGCTACGAGAGAAGCCTCAAGATCCGCATCATCGAAGGCGACTACGACCCCGACCACGGCCTGCTCGCCGTACGCGGACTGCCCCAGCAGACCTACCGGGCTGGGGAGGTCCTGTGA
- the cas5 gene encoding CRISPR-associated protein Cas5 → MTATDTTALEVTLTAPVVSFRNPLYAGVQVTLPCPPPATVGGLLAAAAGGWTRVDPGLRFAMAFRAGGKGVDYETYHPLDASGKKASPTPRNREFLTDAVLTVWLLDEPEAWQRRLRRPVWPLRLGRSQDLVGIRIERISLRTTPGSQRSAVVPDGAGTAGTLLRLPTAIALGRDRTQWDAYRFDSSGRSEHPVTGSWSTTDGQAVTLLPTSHPDTGLRF, encoded by the coding sequence ATGACCGCTACGGACACCACGGCGCTGGAGGTCACCCTCACCGCGCCCGTCGTCTCCTTCCGCAACCCCCTGTACGCCGGGGTGCAGGTCACCCTGCCGTGCCCGCCGCCGGCCACCGTCGGCGGCCTGCTCGCCGCCGCGGCCGGTGGATGGACACGAGTGGATCCGGGGCTGCGCTTCGCCATGGCCTTCCGCGCCGGTGGCAAGGGAGTGGACTACGAGACATACCACCCTCTGGACGCTTCCGGGAAGAAGGCATCTCCCACCCCGCGCAACCGCGAGTTCCTCACCGACGCCGTGCTGACGGTGTGGCTGCTCGACGAGCCCGAAGCCTGGCAGCGCAGGCTACGCCGACCGGTGTGGCCGCTTCGGCTGGGCCGCAGCCAGGATCTGGTAGGCATCCGTATAGAGCGCATCTCGCTCCGTACAACGCCCGGATCACAGCGTTCCGCGGTCGTGCCGGACGGGGCTGGTACGGCGGGCACGTTGCTGCGGCTGCCCACCGCGATCGCGCTCGGCCGGGACCGTACCCAATGGGACGCCTACCGGTTCGACTCCTCCGGACGCTCCGAACACCCCGTCACCGGCAGTTGGTCGACAACCGACGGGCAAGCCGTAACCCTGCTGCCCACCTCCCATCCCGATACCGGCCTGCGCTTCTGA
- the cas7i gene encoding type I-B CRISPR-associated protein Cas7/Cst2/DevR gives MSFLVGKIVLDVVAGAPNNGEGEDNTGRIKKLRVGREEYPYVSAQAFRRWVRDSLPLEESRSAVTRIGKGAKQQAYTAGRPDRHLDDDLFGYMVAVKKENYQRDTVLATGTLVSVVPQRPTMDFGTMSRDFPVGEHPVIHSHELYSATLAGDLLLDLPRAGVFETDGNGLRVAISQTVAEEAQAAGAEATTLRGTAAVRLPLAERRRRIATLLQTLAAVRGGAKQALHYGDRTPSLVLLAPLKGGVNPFTRVLGARDGKPVFLPDVLREELHAWSDELEDGPVLLGWAPGFLGEQREQVRGELKDLIDEGRLLLEHPRVLLNQLAEQIQQGDHDAWFEDPTA, from the coding sequence GTGAGTTTCCTGGTGGGCAAGATCGTGCTGGATGTGGTCGCAGGCGCTCCCAACAACGGGGAGGGCGAGGACAACACCGGCCGGATCAAAAAGCTCAGGGTCGGGCGCGAGGAATACCCGTACGTCTCCGCACAAGCGTTTCGCAGGTGGGTGCGCGACTCGCTGCCGCTCGAGGAGTCTCGCTCGGCGGTCACCCGCATCGGCAAGGGGGCCAAGCAGCAGGCGTACACCGCCGGCCGCCCCGACCGGCACCTGGACGACGACCTCTTCGGCTACATGGTCGCTGTGAAGAAAGAGAACTATCAGCGTGACACCGTGTTGGCCACCGGCACACTGGTCTCCGTGGTTCCGCAACGCCCCACTATGGACTTCGGCACGATGAGCCGGGACTTCCCGGTCGGCGAGCACCCCGTCATCCACTCCCACGAGCTCTACAGCGCCACCCTCGCCGGGGATCTGCTGCTGGACCTGCCGCGCGCCGGGGTCTTCGAGACCGACGGCAACGGCCTGCGGGTGGCCATCAGCCAGACCGTCGCCGAGGAGGCCCAGGCCGCCGGCGCGGAGGCCACCACGCTGCGCGGCACCGCAGCTGTCCGGTTGCCGCTCGCGGAGCGCCGCCGCCGGATCGCCACCCTGCTGCAGACCCTGGCCGCTGTACGCGGCGGCGCCAAGCAGGCGCTGCACTACGGGGACCGCACGCCTTCACTGGTCCTGCTCGCTCCCCTCAAGGGCGGCGTCAACCCGTTCACCCGCGTCCTTGGAGCCCGCGACGGGAAGCCGGTCTTTCTCCCCGACGTACTGCGCGAGGAGCTCCATGCCTGGAGTGACGAGTTGGAGGACGGCCCGGTGCTGCTCGGCTGGGCCCCCGGCTTCCTCGGCGAGCAGCGTGAGCAGGTCCGAGGAGAACTCAAGGACCTGATCGACGAGGGCCGTCTGCTCCTGGAACACCCGCGCGTGCTGCTGAACCAGTTGGCCGAACAGATCCAGCAGGGTGACCACGACGCGTGGTTCGAGGACCCCACGGCATGA
- a CDS encoding CRISPR-associated endoribonuclease Cas6, with product MASELPWAAVLAPGRGLVYDVLACTAPELGRQLHEKGAGVHGMVPFGHSAPVFASARRKSGRYAAGGRGVVEFGSPMPEVMEALGRGFAGRDVLDWGGVALRLTGITALTPPDFAFGRAILRTTTPVVMKGSGRGEDGVRTTRQGWLLPTEPQWAGYFQGNLRRKAETLGLAPDVELESVTWIGPKRSFSVGQGLKPGAAVEVELAGPPETLQALWSWGLGQANAAGFGWVAA from the coding sequence ATGGCCTCCGAGCTGCCCTGGGCGGCTGTTCTGGCTCCGGGGCGTGGCCTTGTCTACGACGTACTGGCCTGTACAGCCCCCGAGTTAGGCAGACAACTCCACGAGAAGGGTGCCGGGGTGCACGGCATGGTGCCGTTCGGCCACAGCGCCCCAGTGTTCGCCTCGGCGCGGCGCAAGTCGGGTCGTTACGCGGCTGGCGGACGCGGTGTGGTGGAGTTCGGCAGCCCGATGCCGGAGGTGATGGAAGCGCTCGGCCGGGGCTTCGCCGGGCGAGACGTGCTCGACTGGGGCGGCGTCGCGCTCCGGCTGACCGGTATCACGGCGCTCACCCCTCCGGACTTCGCTTTCGGCCGGGCCATTCTGCGTACGACGACGCCGGTAGTGATGAAGGGCTCCGGACGCGGCGAGGACGGTGTTCGTACCACCCGGCAGGGCTGGCTGTTGCCGACCGAGCCGCAGTGGGCCGGATATTTCCAGGGCAACCTGCGCCGTAAGGCCGAGACCCTGGGGCTTGCCCCGGATGTGGAGCTGGAATCCGTCACCTGGATCGGACCGAAGCGGTCGTTCAGCGTAGGCCAGGGGCTGAAGCCCGGCGCCGCTGTGGAGGTGGAACTGGCCGGTCCTCCGGAGACCCTGCAAGCCCTGTGGAGCTGGGGACTCGGTCAGGCGAACGCAGCTGGCTTCGGATGGGTAGCCGCGTGA
- a CDS encoding LamG domain-containing protein — translation MRACMRGGAAVVTAFVTVFSALALPAAAAGAAVGDAPALSEGQQALAQAVESGKRVEVTGERSEQTTVFANPDGYTFTLEESAVPVRVATPNGGWQAPDPTLERRSDGSVGPKAATVKMTFSGGGDHDPLVQIGELGQSLELSWLGRLPEPELDGSSALYREVLPDIDVKVTATAESFQHVLVVKSPKAASRPELKELEFGLKATGLTVRKGAAGSLAAVDGDGNTVFRAPPAQMWNSAGKMPTQQPHKTQRSSALPAAEGQAVPGDASERAASGSGLEPGQGDRVARMDVKLGEYRLSVVPDADMLATTETAAFPLFIDPTVTWGESERTLLRSDGYESYGWGNGDDGQGMGVGKCGTWSGYYCGPGYVQRLYFEFSPASLKGKQVLDATFRVTEPWAFQCDPRWVDLVRTNNISSSTSWSSRPKELDWMGDKNVSAGRGSLCDPDSPEAPIEFHDNLPDEPNENLTPTVRDFAAGKFSRLTLEIRANNESDPSAWKRFKNDATLAVDFVGLPAKPTGIGLMTGSGAVCDTSASDPAIVSDPTPAMTATAQTASGGEKDAQLRVAMAVEKKASNGTWSNAITEMEAPSTGYVGDNIKLSKAVPDAQKLSEGTLYRYRSWTRSYYNGGKSHLSGPSNASTTGWCYFKVDPSAPLPPQITIGAPYTACTASDCAPKGGPGVKGTFTFKPAAGDTNVVAFQYRLTSGGSWSDAKKVCAPNTPAPMCANAASTAFFVLGWQAAITPERSGTYRLSVRAKDNVDRFGAQNVVDFLVAAGDGPVGRWHFNEAGGTAVDSATGGSVRRDATLAGGAARDDRGRRGLITHDSKGNVLEAPVTDKGLSLNGSTGYAATSGPVLETRSSYTVSAWVRVDPDTAKTLTVLSQTAETTSPFSKKYSPLYLSYGGGSNTWSMRVLTGEGTFQEAKAKQPSPRDVWTHVAGVHDAVEKKVSFYLNGQFQSSVAWGTPFSADGPLQIGRVMYADAYRDYMHGSIDEVAVWQRELTEKEVADEARLLTSDKYAGAELVADWSASRESGTTIADSTSGYGKALALSGGASLEGEEIVLDGVDGAATAAGPLVDDTGSFTVTALAALDGAKLLSKDVGYTGQVLGQRTADGSAWGFWFQLTGKKTVLDGDMGEEKTVPAGFWHFGRLNTDGTFSSVTSSLEAALDTPVRLTGLFDAQAGRISLYLAHDQNGADQEFTAKAGAGDFAIGRGFTSGGWKHYLPGRISEVRLWAGAMASHTQIENSVGD, via the coding sequence ATGCGTGCCTGCATGCGCGGTGGTGCCGCGGTCGTGACCGCGTTTGTGACGGTGTTCTCGGCGCTTGCGCTGCCTGCGGCGGCTGCCGGCGCTGCTGTGGGGGATGCCCCTGCCTTGTCGGAGGGGCAGCAGGCGCTGGCCCAGGCGGTCGAGTCCGGGAAGCGCGTGGAGGTTACGGGGGAGCGCTCCGAGCAGACCACTGTGTTCGCCAACCCTGACGGCTACACCTTCACCCTGGAGGAGTCGGCGGTCCCAGTACGCGTCGCGACGCCGAACGGTGGCTGGCAGGCGCCGGATCCGACGCTGGAGCGGCGCTCCGACGGATCGGTCGGTCCGAAGGCAGCGACCGTGAAGATGACGTTCTCCGGTGGCGGGGACCACGATCCGCTGGTGCAGATCGGTGAGCTGGGCCAGTCGCTGGAGCTGAGCTGGCTAGGGCGCCTGCCGGAACCGGAGTTGGACGGCTCGAGCGCTCTGTACCGGGAGGTGCTTCCGGACATTGATGTGAAGGTCACGGCAACGGCCGAGAGTTTCCAGCATGTGCTCGTGGTCAAGTCCCCGAAGGCAGCATCCCGTCCGGAACTGAAGGAGCTCGAATTCGGACTGAAGGCGACGGGGCTTACGGTCCGCAAGGGCGCGGCGGGCAGCCTCGCCGCGGTGGACGGAGACGGCAACACAGTGTTCCGGGCGCCGCCAGCACAGATGTGGAACTCGGCGGGCAAGATGCCCACGCAGCAGCCCCACAAGACACAGCGCAGCTCTGCATTGCCGGCTGCTGAGGGGCAGGCGGTGCCGGGGGACGCTTCCGAGAGGGCTGCGTCGGGCTCGGGCCTCGAGCCGGGCCAGGGCGACAGGGTGGCCCGGATGGATGTGAAGCTGGGCGAGTACAGGCTGTCGGTGGTGCCGGACGCAGACATGCTGGCCACCACGGAGACAGCTGCCTTCCCTCTGTTTATCGACCCGACTGTGACCTGGGGAGAGTCCGAGCGAACCCTGTTGCGTTCGGACGGCTACGAGTCCTACGGCTGGGGCAACGGCGACGATGGCCAAGGCATGGGCGTGGGCAAGTGCGGCACCTGGAGCGGCTATTACTGCGGACCGGGCTATGTCCAGCGGCTGTACTTCGAGTTTTCGCCGGCAAGTCTGAAGGGCAAGCAGGTCCTGGATGCCACGTTCCGGGTGACGGAGCCGTGGGCGTTCCAGTGCGACCCGCGCTGGGTGGACCTGGTGCGCACGAACAACATTTCCTCGTCCACTTCATGGTCGTCGCGTCCCAAGGAACTGGACTGGATGGGCGACAAGAATGTGTCGGCGGGACGGGGGTCGCTGTGTGATCCGGATTCGCCCGAGGCGCCGATCGAGTTCCACGACAACCTCCCGGACGAGCCGAACGAGAACCTCACCCCGACGGTGCGGGACTTCGCGGCGGGCAAGTTCTCGCGGCTCACGTTGGAGATCCGGGCGAACAACGAGAGCGACCCCTCTGCGTGGAAGCGGTTCAAGAACGACGCCACTTTGGCTGTGGACTTCGTGGGCCTGCCGGCGAAGCCCACGGGCATTGGCCTGATGACCGGTTCTGGCGCGGTGTGCGACACGTCCGCGTCCGATCCGGCCATCGTCTCGGATCCCACGCCGGCTATGACTGCGACGGCCCAGACGGCTTCTGGTGGTGAGAAAGACGCACAGCTGCGGGTCGCGATGGCTGTGGAGAAGAAGGCGTCCAACGGAACCTGGTCGAACGCGATCACCGAGATGGAGGCGCCGAGCACCGGCTACGTCGGGGACAACATCAAGCTCTCCAAGGCGGTCCCCGATGCACAGAAGCTGAGTGAGGGGACGCTGTACCGGTACCGGTCGTGGACCCGCTCGTACTACAACGGCGGCAAGAGCCACCTGTCCGGGCCGTCGAACGCCTCGACGACGGGCTGGTGCTACTTCAAGGTCGACCCGTCCGCACCCCTGCCGCCCCAGATCACCATCGGCGCTCCGTACACCGCATGTACCGCCAGCGACTGTGCGCCCAAGGGTGGCCCGGGTGTGAAGGGAACCTTCACCTTCAAGCCGGCGGCGGGTGACACCAACGTCGTCGCTTTCCAGTACCGGCTCACCTCGGGCGGGTCCTGGAGCGATGCCAAGAAGGTCTGTGCCCCGAACACTCCGGCACCCATGTGCGCCAACGCTGCGTCGACAGCCTTCTTTGTACTCGGTTGGCAGGCCGCCATCACTCCTGAGCGATCCGGCACATACCGGCTTTCTGTGCGGGCCAAGGACAATGTCGATCGGTTCGGCGCGCAGAACGTGGTGGACTTCCTGGTGGCTGCGGGCGACGGCCCGGTGGGCCGCTGGCACTTCAACGAGGCCGGCGGGACCGCGGTCGACTCCGCCACGGGCGGTTCTGTCCGCCGCGATGCGACACTCGCCGGTGGAGCGGCGCGGGACGATCGAGGTCGCCGAGGTCTGATCACACACGACAGCAAGGGCAACGTGCTCGAGGCGCCGGTGACGGACAAGGGCCTTTCCCTCAATGGCAGCACGGGTTACGCGGCCACGAGCGGCCCGGTGCTGGAAACCAGATCGTCGTACACGGTTTCGGCATGGGTGCGCGTCGACCCGGACACAGCGAAGACGCTGACCGTGCTGAGCCAGACAGCCGAGACAACCAGCCCGTTCTCGAAGAAGTACAGCCCGCTGTATCTCTCATACGGAGGCGGCTCGAATACCTGGAGTATGCGGGTTCTCACCGGGGAGGGCACGTTCCAGGAGGCCAAGGCCAAGCAGCCTTCCCCGCGCGATGTATGGACACATGTAGCCGGGGTCCACGATGCAGTGGAGAAGAAGGTCAGTTTCTACCTCAACGGGCAGTTCCAGTCGTCGGTCGCCTGGGGAACGCCGTTCTCCGCAGACGGGCCGCTGCAGATCGGCCGCGTGATGTACGCCGATGCCTACAGGGACTACATGCACGGTTCCATCGACGAGGTCGCGGTGTGGCAACGAGAACTGACGGAGAAAGAGGTCGCGGACGAGGCACGGCTGTTGACCTCTGACAAGTACGCGGGGGCGGAGCTTGTGGCGGACTGGTCTGCCTCCCGCGAGAGCGGCACCACGATTGCCGATTCCACCTCTGGCTACGGCAAAGCTCTCGCGCTCTCCGGCGGGGCTTCGCTGGAGGGCGAGGAGATCGTCCTGGACGGAGTCGACGGCGCGGCCACGGCCGCCGGCCCTCTGGTGGACGACACCGGATCATTCACCGTCACCGCACTGGCGGCCCTGGACGGCGCGAAGCTCCTGTCCAAGGACGTCGGCTACACCGGTCAGGTCCTCGGCCAGCGCACGGCGGATGGCTCCGCGTGGGGATTCTGGTTCCAGCTCACCGGCAAGAAGACAGTGCTGGACGGGGACATGGGCGAGGAGAAGACCGTACCGGCCGGCTTCTGGCACTTCGGCCGGCTGAACACGGACGGCACCTTCTCCTCGGTTACCTCAAGCCTGGAAGCGGCACTGGACACCCCAGTCCGTCTGACCGGCCTCTTCGACGCACAGGCCGGAAGGATCAGCCTGTATCTGGCACATGATCAGAACGGCGCTGATCAAGAGTTCACTGCGAAGGCTGGAGCGGGGGACTTCGCAATCGGCCGGGGTTTCACATCGGGCGGATGGAAGCACTACCTGCCGGGCCGGATCTCTGAGGTGCGGCTGTGGGCGGGGGCCATGGCAAGCCATACGCAGATCGAGAACAGCGTGGGCGACTGA